The following coding sequences are from one Triticum aestivum cultivar Chinese Spring chromosome 5A, IWGSC CS RefSeq v2.1, whole genome shotgun sequence window:
- the LOC123105859 gene encoding uncharacterized protein → MAVAARARGSPLLRALSGTRARPPLARSIHEGPDTIDELLDRHLSKKGPTPSAILDDDAAEALARRRLTSSRREALGLYRDILRATRLFEWPDERGVPWRDTLRANARREFEEARGERDPEVVARLLIGGRDAVDQALERVADASRRMVQAEEAKRRGGP, encoded by the coding sequence ATGGCCGTGGCCGCACGCGCACGGGGCTCGCCGCTCCTCCGCGCCCTCTCCGGCACGAGGGCGCGGCCGCCGCTGGCCCGATCCATCCACGAGGGGCCCGACACCATCGACGAGCTCCTCGACCGCCACCTCTCCAAGAAGGGGCCCACCCCCTCCGCCATCCTCGACGACGACGCGGCGGAGGCCCTGGCGCGGCGGAGGCTGACGAGCTCGCGGCGGGAGGCGCTGGGGCTGTACCGGGACATCCTGCGCGCGACGCGCCTGTTCGAGTGGCCCGACGAGCGCGGCGTGCCGTGGCGCGACACGCTGCGCGCCAACGCGCGCCGCGAGTTCGAGGAGGCCCGCGGCGAGCGCGACCCGGAGGTGGTCGCGCGGCTCCTCATCGGCGGCCGCGATGCCGTCGACCAGGCCCTCGAGCGCGTCGCCGACGCCTCCCGCCGCATGGTCCAGGCCGAGGAGGCCAAGCGCCGCGGCGGGCCGTAG
- the LOC123105858 gene encoding pentatricopeptide repeat-containing protein At4g35130, chloroplastic has protein sequence MATPLVLASRGAHAAAATTTSTCASQHLAAATSKEPPPRVRPKRGATKSLVLSHAAAGRMDAALEALAAAGSCDAFLHNVVIRGLADAGLPGAALAAYRAMLAAGARPGRFTFPVVLKCCARLGALEDGRAAHSAAIRLGVVAADVYTGNSLLAFYARLGMVGDAERVFDGMPARDIVTWNSMVDGYVSNGLGALALGCFREMHEALEVQHDCVGIIAALAACCLESALMQGREVHAYVIRHGMEHDVKVGTSILDMYCKCGDIASAEGVFATMPLRTVVTWNCMIGGYALNERPEEAFDCFVQMKEEGHQVEVVTAINLLAACAQTESSLYGRSVHGYITRRQFLPHVVLETALLEMYSKVGKVKSSEKVFGQMTTKTLVSWNNMIAAYMYKEMYIEAITLFLELLNQPLYPDYFTMSAVVPAFVLLGLLRQCRQMHGYIVRLGYGESTLIMNAVMHMYARCGDVLSSREIFDKMAGKDVISWNTMIMGYAIHGQGRTALEMFSEMRCNGLQPNESTFVSVLTACSVSGLTDEGWTQFNSMQRDYGMIPQIEHYGCMTDLLGRAGDLREVMQFIEKMPIDPTFRVWGSLLTASRNRNDMDIAEYAAERIFQLEHDQLEHDNTGCYVLISSMYADAGRWNDVERIRSLMEEKGLRRTEPTSIVELHGISCSFVNGDTTHPQSKMIQEVSNFLSGKIGEMVDPTNQSDPTSLESRRTTEPNKHSVRLAVVFGLISSEARTPILVKKNVRICNDCHHALKLISKYSGRRIVVGDTNIYHQFSDGSCCCGDYW, from the coding sequence ATGGCCACGCCGCTGGTCCTCGCCTCCCGcggcgcccacgccgccgccgccaccaccacctccacctgcgCCTCCCAGCACCTCGCCGCGGCCACCTCCAAGGAGCCCCCGCCGCGCGTGCGGCCCAAGCGCGGCGCCACCAAGTCGCTCGTCCTCTCCCACGCCGCCGCCGGCCGCATGGACGCCGCCCTGGAGGCCCTGGCGGCCGCCGGCAGCTGCGACGCGTTCCTCCACAACGTCGTCATCCGGGGCCTCGCCGACGCGGGCCTCCCGGGCGCCGCGCTGGCCGCCTACCGCGCCATGCTGGCGGCCGGCGCGCGCCCCGGCCGCTTCACCTTCCCCGTCGTCCTCAAGTGCTGCGCGCGGCTCGGGGCGCTCGAGGACGGCCGCGCGGCGCACTCGGCGGCGATCAGGctcggcgtggtggccgccgacgTGTACACGGGCAACTCGCTCCTCGCCTTCTACGCCAGGCTCGGCATGGTGGGCGACGCCGAGAGAGTGTTCGACGGAATGCCGGCCAGGGACATCGTCACCTGGAACTCCATGGTCGACGGCTACGTGTCCAACGGCCTCGGGGCGCTGGCCCTGGGCTGCTTCAGGGAGATGCACGAGGCGCTGGAGGTGCAGCATGACTGCGTCGGGATCATAGCCGCGCTCGCCGCGTGCTGCTTGGAATCTGCGCTGATGCAAGGGCGGGAGGTGCACGCCTATGTGATCAGGCACGGGATGGAGCATGACGTCAAGGTTGGCACTTCTATCCTTGACATGTACTGCAAGTGTGGCGACATTGCTTCTGCCGAGGGCGTGTTTGCGACGATGCCACTGAGGACCGTGGTGACATGGAATTGTATGATAGGTGGGTATGCCCTGAACGAACGGCCCGAGGAGGCATTTGATTGCTTCGTGCAAATGAAGGAAGAGGGCCACCAGGTGGAAGTGGTTACCGCTATCAATTTGCTGGCTGCCTGTGCTCAAACTGAGAGCTCGCTGTATGGAAGGAGTGTTCACGGTTACATAACCAGAAGACAGTTTCTTCCTCATGTGGTGCTCGAGACCGCGCTTCTCGAGATGTACAGCAAAGTTGGCAAAGTGAAATCATCGGAGAAGGTATTTGGTCAGATGACGACCAAAACTCTGGTATCATGGAACAATATGATCGCCGCCTACATGTACAAGGAGATGTATATTGAAGCGATCACATTGTTCCTTGAATTACTGAATCAGCCGCTTTACCCTGATTATTTCACCATGTCGGCAGTAGTACCGGCGTTTGTTTTGCTGGGGTTGCTGAGACAATGCAGGCAAATGCACGGCTACATTGTCAGGCTAGGTTACGGGGAGAGCACTCTCATCATGAACGCAGTTATGCATATGTATGCGAGGTGTGGTGATGTTTTGTCCTCGAGAGAGATATTTGACAAAATGGCAGGTAAGGATGTCATCTCTTGGAACACAATGATAATGGGCTATGCGATTCATGGTCAGGGGAGAACTGCACTGGAGATGTTCTCCGAGATGAGATGTAATGGTCTGCAACCAAATGAGAGTACCTTTGTCTCCGTGTTGACTGCTTGCAGTGTTTCAGGCTTGACAGATGAAGGCTGGACGCAGTTCAACTCAATGCAACGTGACTATGGTATGATCCCACAGATTGAGCACTACGGATGCATGACAGATCTGCTTGGTCGGGCAGGTGATCTTAGAGAGGTTATGCAATTTATTGAAAAAATGCCAATAGATCCAACATTCAGGGTTTGGGGCTCCCTACTGACTGCAAGCAGGAATAGGAATGACATGGATATAGCAGAATACGCAGCAGAGAGGATATTTCAACTCGAACATGACCAACTGGAACATGACAACACAGGTTGCTATGTTCTTATTTCTTCCATGTATGCCGATGCAGGGAGATGGAACGATGTCGAGAGAATAAGATCACTGATGGAGGAGAAGGGGCTGCGAAGGACAGAACCAACAAGCATAGTTGAGCTTCATGGCATCTCCTGCAGTTTTGTCAACGGGGACACGACGCACCCTCAGAGCAAGATGATTCAGGAAGTGTCCAACTTTCTGTCAGGAAAGATTGGAGAAATGGTTGACCCAACAAATCAATCTGATCCAACCTCTCTGGAGTCGAGGAGAACAACAGAGCCCAACAAGCATAGTGTGAGGCTGGCTGTCGTCTTTGGTCTGATATCATCCGAGGCCAGAACCCCAATTCTTGTCAAGAAGAACGTGCGCATATGCAACGACTGCCATCATGCGCTGAAGTTGATATCGAAATATTCGGGACGGAGGATTGTTGTCGGCGACACAAATATCTATCACCAATTCTCGGATGGGTCTTGCTGCTGCGGTGACTACTGGTGA
- the LOC123105860 gene encoding uncharacterized protein At4g08330, chloroplastic-like, with product MAQPPAATTPAAAYGCAACGADLNLSASHLYPARTYFEAGNKGTLSFSWVDESRLRFAAEDRIRPFFETLDYWGIQRKRTRVSCDACGKLLGHVYDDGPPLMDGTGQLGMGPSQVVPRRPRYRFKVKAVTAAGSSAAAAR from the coding sequence ATGGCCCAGCCACCGGCGGCGACGACTCCGGCAGCGGCGTACGGGTGCGCGGCGTGCGGCGCGGACCTGAACCTGTCGGCCTCCCACCTGTACCCGGCGAGGACCTACTTCGAGGCCGGGAACAAGGGCACGCTGTCCTTCAGCTGGGTGGACGAGTCGCGGCTGCGGTTCGCGGCGGAGGACCGGATCCGCCCCTTCTTCGAGACGCTCGACTACTGGGGCATCCAGCGGAAGCGCACCCGCGTCAGCTGCGACGCCTGCGGCAAGCTCCTCGGCCACGTCTACGACGACGGGCCCCCGCTCATGGACGGCACCGGCCAGCTCGGAATGGGCCCCAGCCAGGTCGTCCCCCGCCGGCCCAGGTACCGGTTCAAGGTCAAGGCCGTCACCGCCGCcggttcctccgccgccgccgcgcgctga